In the genome of Arthrobacter sp. PAMC25284, the window ACAAGGTCATCGCTGAAGATTCCCGGATCGAGCCGCGGGACTGGATGCCCCCGGCCTACCGCAGGACCCTGCTGCGCCAGATCTCGCAGCACGCGCACTCGGAGATCATCGGGATGCAGCCGGAAGCCAACTGGATCTCCCGCGCGCCGAGTCTCAAGCGCAAGGCCGTCCTGATGGCCAAGGTCCAGGACGAGGCCGGCCACGGGCTGTACCTCTACTCCGCCGCCGAAACCCTCGGACAGCCGCGCGATCAGATGATGCAGGACCTGATGGACGGCAAAGCCCGGTACTCCTCCATTTTCAACTACCCCGCCCGGACCTGGGCTGACATGGGCGCCATCGGCTGGATGGTTGACGGCGCCGCGATCGCCAATCAGGTCCCGCTCTGCCGCGCCTCCTTCGGACCCTACGGCCGGGCCATGGTCCGGGTGTGCAAGGAAGAGTCCTTCCACCAGCGCCAGGGCTTCGAAATCCTGCTGGAGCTCTCCCACGGCACGCCCGAGCAGAAGCAGATGGCCCAGGACGCCGTGAACCGCTGGTACGCCCCGGCCCTGATGATGTTCGGCCCGCCGGATGATGATTCACCCAACTCCAAACAATCCATGGCCTGGAACATCAAGCGCTTCAGCAACGACGAACTGCGCAACCGGTTCGTCGGGATGATGGTGGAACAGGTCAGGGTTCTGGGCCTGACGCTGCCGGACCCGGACATCCGCTTCAACGAGGACACGAAAAAGTGGGAGCACGGACCCTTGGACTGGGATGAATTCCACGAAGTCCTCGCCGGCCGCGGTCCCTGCAATGCCCAGCGCCTGGAACGCCGCCGCGAAGCCCACGAAGACGGTGCCTGGGTCCGCGAAGCCGCAGCCGCCTACGCCGCGAAGCAGTCCGCCAAGCAGAAGGAAACCGCAGCATGACAAGCACTACTGAAGGCAACGTCTGGCCGATCTGGGAAGTGTTCGTCCGCTCCAGCCGCGGACTGTCCCACGTCCACGCGGGGTCCCTGCACGCGCCCGACGCGGCCATGGCCCTGCGCAACGCCCGCGATTTGT includes:
- the paaA gene encoding 1,2-phenylacetyl-CoA epoxidase subunit PaaA; this translates as MASQNLQSVPAGVTAEHPDDAARRDAEGQAYFDKVIAEDSRIEPRDWMPPAYRRTLLRQISQHAHSEIIGMQPEANWISRAPSLKRKAVLMAKVQDEAGHGLYLYSAAETLGQPRDQMMQDLMDGKARYSSIFNYPARTWADMGAIGWMVDGAAIANQVPLCRASFGPYGRAMVRVCKEESFHQRQGFEILLELSHGTPEQKQMAQDAVNRWYAPALMMFGPPDDDSPNSKQSMAWNIKRFSNDELRNRFVGMMVEQVRVLGLTLPDPDIRFNEDTKKWEHGPLDWDEFHEVLAGRGPCNAQRLERRREAHEDGAWVREAAAAYAAKQSAKQKETAA